A stretch of DNA from Telopea speciosissima isolate NSW1024214 ecotype Mountain lineage chromosome 5, Tspe_v1, whole genome shotgun sequence:
TGAAGTTTTCTTCTCCAAATAGAGTTTTATCTAACAAAAAGAGATACACACAGTTGAcgataaaagaaaataataaaaaagaaaaagttctaTGTGAGAGAGTGTATTGTCCACGCCCAAACACgaaagaaggagaaatgaccaccctaccgcCCATGAAAAACAAAGTTCTACCCCAATGATGCCAATGTGCATGCTCTTATTGGCCCTCCACGCACAAGATCCACGTTTCCCCACAAAGAATGTCAACCTATAATAAAAATGGCATGtaagagaaaaataatactCTAGGCTAAGGATGTCAATCGGTACGGTTTTGGAAAATTGGTACTATTTCGGTTTGGTATGTTGCACATATGAtccataccgataccataccgAATCGGTTGGGTATTATTTGATACAAATTAAAATAGGTATTTTGGTACAATATCGGTTCGGATCAATGTTATGGCTCATATTGATACCGTATTGAATACTGATTTAATACATATGCCCCATATGGATACTGtattaaatttatttactaCGATTTGATATTGATAATTTGGTACAAAAACGATTTCGGTATTCGGTACTCGATacacattgacacccttaattcaAGGCATTGTGGTAATTTTTTTCCTTCGTTATATCTGTTTACGTATGCGTGGAGCGTAGCTTCATCTTATTGTATTTAATCCGGTATCGATCATGGTCGATATTGATATGATACGTATCAAACAGTATCAATCTTAAATCGCAGGTAACCCTTTTTCCCGATATGTATCTGTATCATATCCATATCGGTCAGCGCCGATACTAATGGTTGTCCTAAAAAAATGCCATCCACATGCAGCGTACTTGCTTTCGGTTTTTATACGGCACGACGCCGCGACGGCACGACTTGTCTGAATTTACTGAAAGTAGAAActcgggagagagagagaagacctTCCTGTCTCTTTCTCCGGcaatttctttgtttctttgttttgtgtttgttttgtgtTAGGTAGGGTTCCAAAATCTGAATCAATTCGAAGAACAGTGGGAGAAAAAACAGAGCGAGATCGAGAAATTGGGTAACATTGAAGCACCATTTCTTTCTTATAAAGCAGGAAATCTTTCTACTTGTGATTGTAAAAATCATAGAAGGGAGTGAAgtctttttccctctctctctctctctttggatgTTTGGAACATAATACACAAGAGCCATGACGGGTCGTAGAGACGGGCCATTGATGAGACACTACGGACAATCGATGCGTGGATCGAAAATCGCTGGTGCCATTGCCATCGGAATTCTTCTCGGATGCGTCTTTGCCTTCTTGTTCCCCAATGGATTTTTTCGATCTAATCCATTAATTCAAGGCCGTCGAACTGGAAAAGCCAGTCTTGAGGTACGTATAGGGCTCTCGTGATCCCCTTTAATCCCTGAATTTTGGGTGGTTTTAGGGATTTTTGGTTTACTGTTGGGTGTTCCTTGGCTTATTCTTTAGATCTTTAAATTTTATGGTGCCATTTTTTCTTGAATTGAAAGATTTTTTACTACAATATTCGTGTCTGACTTCAAATTTGAAGGCTTTCTGTTCTGCGTTCTTTTTCCATGTTATAAATAGATATTTCTGTAGAATACTCTGAAATGCTAATTATGTAAGGGACCTCGaattgagagagaaaagaagacgATCTCCCTCGTAATTGATTAATGCAGTACTTTGTTGCGTCATATCAGATACATGTCTTTGTCTGCAACAACACATTCTAGGGTCCTTTGGGATTTTTCACCAATCtgtggttgtcattgttgttttctcttctcttggttGCTAGGTTGATTCTTGTGAGTCGTCCGAACGGATCAACTTGTTGAAGTCTGAGTTTGTGTCCGTGTCGCAGAAGAATTCAGAGTTGAAGAAACAGGTTAGGGAATTGACTGAAAAGCTTCAGTTGGCTGAACAATCAAAGGATCAGGCAGAGAAGCAGGTTGAAGTCATAGGGGGAAAGATTAAAGCTGGCCCATTTGGTACTGTAAAGGGTTTAAGAACCAATCCAACTGTTGTTCCCGATGGATCTGTGAATCCAAGATTGGCTAAGATGCTTGAGAAAGTAGCTGTTCAAAGAGAACTTATAGTTGCATTGGCAAATTCCAATGTGAAGGAAATGTTGGAGGTCTGGTTCACTAACATCAAGAGAGTTGGCATACCAAATTATTTGGTTGTTGCTCTTGATGATGAGATTGTCAATTTCTGCAAATCAAAGGATGTTCCCGTGTACAAAAGAGACCCTGATAAGGGCATTGACTCAGTCGCAAGGACAGGAGGCAACCATGCTGTCTCAGGTTTGAAGTTCCGTATCCTGAGGGAGTTCTTGCAGCTGGGCTACAGTGTTCTCCTCTCAGATGTTGATATTATATACTTGCAGAACCCATTCAATTATCTTTATCGGGACTCAGATGTGGAGTCTATGACTGATGGCCACAATAATATGACGGCCTATGGGTACAATGATGTTTTCGATGAGCCTGCAATGGGTTGGGCCAGATATGCACATACAATGCGAATATGGGTTTTCAACTCTGGCTTCTTTTATATAAGGCCTACAATTCCTTCAATTGAGCTGCTGGATCGTGTCGCTGGTCGGCTTTCTCAGGAACCACACTCTTGGGATCAGGCAGTTTTCAATGAAGAACTCTTTTACCCCTCACACCCTGGCTATGATGGACTTCATGCATCCAGGAGAACTATGGATTTTTATCTCTTTATGAACAGCAAAGTTCTTTTTAAGACTGTGAGGAAGGATGCTAAGCTAAGCAAGCTCAAGCCTGTCATCATTCATGTGAATTACCATCCGGATAAGCTTCCGAGAATGAAAGCAGTTGTGAGCTTCTATGTCGATGGCAATCAAGATGCGTTAAAAGACTTCCCTGATGGTTCAGATTGGTAGAACTTATTCTGGACTCTCAAGACACCACTTCAGTGGTTTCCTATTTGGTGCATTTAGTGATCTTCTTGGGCAAATTCTGCAAAATCAACAGATAGGTTAACCAATCACTTTTTTTTGAGAACTATGTGAAATATGAGTGTTGCTTCCAAAAGAGTTGGTTTATATtgtgaaattttcttttgttaatgTCATAActttctgtgattttttttagATAGTCTACTTCCCATGTAGGACCTAATGTGCCATATCTAGAGAAATATGATAGGGCTTCATTATGGAAGAGGTcaagtgtttttatttttttaaacttgtATTGCGTCACATTACACTGTATTAATCACTCTGGTTCTGTATTGATTTTACTTGAACTGAAAATGAAGCTGGACTTTTTGAAGACCTGACCTCATGTGTCCTCCAGTTTATATATTGTCTATTGTTAATTAAATCTTGCAGAGAAGAAATCCTAATAGTTAAGTTCTTGTTTAGGGTTAAAAGAATCTCTTTACCTTCACTTTCAACACTTGGTCTTGGAAACCCAGAGGTGAAGCTAAGTGGCCCTGGGCAGTAAAAGCATCAACTCCCAAATCTCTGGAAAATAGTCATTCTGGACATTCTGTCGCTAAATTGCCGTCTTGTAGTTATCAAACCAATTAGACTATCTGGAATTCTGAAATTCTAGAACGGAAAGTTTTCTGCCATTTGATTTTTGTCCCCTCTCTTGGTACTATAGAAATGGGGTAAGTAATCTCCAACCCTGAAGGGATTATATGAATATTCTCAACAGCATGTACACTTCATCCTCTTTCCCTATACAAACGACCCTAAAAATCGAGAGGATTGAATTAACTACAAGATCGTGGTTGATTCTTCTTAAGCTCTACTAAAGGAACTCCTTAAAAGCTTCTATCTATCACTATACAAAGTTCCAGCCTACTCTCAGCCTCTTTTGCAATGGCAAGGATGGTCTCATTTGGTTTTCTTCCCAAAAGAACCATGACACAGCAGCAGATAAGAGTCTCCATATCTAATTAACTCTTTCTTATGAAGCCACTGTATTCAATTGTGAGAGAGCAGATATCAGGTTCAATATTTGAGGGAATTGATAACCATAGAAGGGCAAACTATTCCCCTCCATTGAAATATGCATTAAGAAAGAGATGGTCTACTCTGTCACATTTCTCCCAGCTGAAAGTACAAAGATTAGCTAGTGAGTAGCTCCAGCTCCTGATGGTTGTCCTTAATATTTCTTTAGAAGTCATCCACATAGAAACAGATTTTGCTTGGGGCACCTATCTGCCATATCAGCTTCCATGAGATCCCTTCACTTCAGCTCTATTAACACACTTTTAAGTCATTGAAATCCTCATGGTCCAAGTCATGTAGGGTCTCCTAAGATCCACCTTCCTTTCGGTGCAGGGTCTCCTAAGTTTGAAGGGAGACCTGTTTTAGGGATCTGATGCCGAAACATTCTCTATAATTTTACGAATGCCATCCTATGATCATGTGCAGGATTTGAACCATGATGTATTTATGTTGCATAATACCTTCAACTCCGCCATGGCTTGAATTGATCTGCTGGTCCCATTCGTGCAGTTCTCCATGTTTCTTAGTGATCACTCTTCTCcacaatctctctctcaaatccgGCCTACAAATCCATTTTCTGAGGAGAATTTTGTTATATTAACAGACTTAAAACCAAAGCCACCTTCTTGTTTTGGTTTGCAGCAGCTCTTCCAATcaacaaaaatgattttttactTCATCATCTTTTCCTTTGCAGAGAGATCCTAAGGTTCCTCATTTTTTTTGCTGATGAGACTGAAACAATGAAAAGAGACAAATAATATGCTGATATACTTGCTTTGATTAAAAGTAATCCTGCCTTATTAGGTTAATGACATTTGTAAATTACCATCTTAAGCTCATTCCTTTCCACTACCTCGTCCCACAGAGATGTTTCTTTCTACCTGACCTCTGGTGGAAGACCAATGTCAATGTAATGTGAAGGGTATGTAACCCATTATGCAATGATTTGTGCTTGCTCATCGACCAAGTCAAAGTGGCAAATACCACACTTTTGGAAAATTTAATTGTTAGTCCTGATACTGCTGCAAAACAATGCAAGACTCATTTGAGGCTGAAAAGCTGCTCTGCAGAGTCTCCTACCACAGCACCAAGACATTGGCAGTGAAATGTCAATGTGATACTCTCCCCTTGGACATATACTGATAGACTAAACTCCTTAGAATGAGTTTGTGAGACAAAATACTGAAAAATCATATATGGGTGCAACTAACATTAGTGTGATTACTTCTCCTTTCTTTGGTCTTGGTGAACAGAATTTACTTCTCGCAATTCTTAGGTCTTGGTAGACAGAAAACAAAAGCTAATGGAGTATACTATAAAATCCAGAGCAGACACAGATGGTTGAACCATTCAGAGCATAATTAAGCCTGGATAACCTGCTCTTGCTTTTAAAACCCGTTTGTCCTTGGGACTGTTCGAAGCTCCACCGTCAAACTGTTCGGACTGCACTCGTCCCCTTTTACTTTTTGCAGGCAGttatgtggctgaaaccagcaTCATTTCAAGCCCTTTGAAGCCACTAGAAAGCACTGGGAGATGCTATACAGCATGGAATCTGGCCTGTTTACACACTAAATCTCATCAAACCAAGACACTGGTACGTTGGGGGCATCATGTTTTCATGTGTTATTTGGCTTCCGACTTGTGTTTGCTACGGTCATAAGAATTGGATGATAATGGGTCAGACAGACTCTAATTTGACCCAAGAGTGGACCGTTTTGGTACCAATCCAATTCAAAATGTCTTTTTGTGCTTAAAACATTTTCCCCTCCCACCCTTAAccacctcccctcccctcccctcccggCTACCCTAATACCTGGCAACAatggacacacacacacacacacacacacacggccggcgctaagggtgtcaaacctCAAACGGGATGGTTCCTTGCCGGCTTCAGACCAAGGGGCCAATCCCAGAACTGTCCCGTCTACTAAATGATCCCAACACGAGTATGTAATGTCATTCATGATGGGGTGGTCCAGTTCCTTGACATTTCTGGGCACCGAGTCTCAAAACACTCAAATATAAGTATTTCTTTGTGATTACAACATTATCGGGTTCCGATACCTTGAAGTTTCGAACCTTCAAAgtaaaaaaaacactcaaatatAAGTGTTTCTTTGACACATAATCCTtagtttttctttgtaattatgACATAACCCTTACATAAGTTAAGGGGGAGGGTGGCCAATAAGCGCACGGGGTCAATGAGAGTatggaagcatcatgggagtATTTCCGCCTTTTATAGAGAACGGGGTAGTCATTTCCCCCATTTGGGTGTGAATTGTACACTCCCGCACAGGAAACTTTTCTCCATAAGTTATGACTAGTAAGTATTAACTAACCCTAAATAAGTAAACACAAGAGATTGAAGCCTAGTCGTGGACCCTACACCAGTGGCTTGCTGGGTGCAAAATCCACACATTCAAGCAGCGTTAAATATGCATTTTAAACAGTTCTGTTTTCACCCGATTCTGGAAATCCATCCCAGAGCCATCCTGTCCCATTTAATAATCAGCCCCGCAATTAACTCCTAGAACCATCCCATTTAGTAATGAGATGGGTTGGTTCCAACTTCCGAGATGATTCTTGGTTCCGGTCTCAaatattgacacccttaactggAAACTTCCATTTTTCGAGGGTTCTGCATGGCCCCCttttctaaacccaaaaaaaaattctccctGGTAATATAGATGGTTTTGAAAACCGAACTTAACTGTGAAATCATTGAAAATTTGTGTTATAAACAAGGGGAACGTTATTTTTTGGTATCAGAATGTTTGAAATGCAATAGTGTATAGTGCCAAAAAGAATCTGTTCAGCATGTTGCCGCAATCCACTTTCTTGACCGCTTGTGTGAAACATGAAAATCAAATTAAACCGTACCTCAATCATGTATGATAGAGTAATCAAAGATTTGATCTTTTTGAATTCTACCTGTAACTCACAATATGCTCTGGAAACAAAGATGGCTACAAATGAGCTATTcaggaacaagaagaaagggattgaaAAGAGGAATTCCCGAGCATTTGGCGGTCTCAGATGTTGATGTCAAAACGTCTTTATCCAGAGGCAATGAGTTTCGATGTATCGGGCATTCCTGTAGTTACATAAGCTTTTATTTTTGCGCTTGCTTATCCGGTTCAGTTTATGCATATGGCAAATAGGGGCATTGGAATGGTATTAGCTTCTGaatattcagaaaaaaaaaaattgggtccCAAGAAACCTTAAATAGGACTCAAGTTCGAAGTATCAAAGACCTACACTTGGATGGGTTAAGTCCTAAGCAGCCATTGTGAAGGTCAAAAATTCAATCACTGCCAATCATCCTTTCATTGGGGAGTCCTAATAGTTTGGAGACACACACCCAGGCTAAGGACTAAAGTTACTTGAAATTGTCAACACAGAAGGTATCCATGAAAGGGAACTTGTCATATAGCCAGAGCAGTATAATACCTAATCCTCAGATTTTACAGCAATTTACATATACAGATTCCTGGATTTGATGAGATTCTAGGTTCATAAAAGATGTCAAGTAGACAGAAAACAAAGGGTTAAGACTATGAATTAGTACTGTTATTAAAAAGAGATCTTGTGTTCAATTAGAACCTGAATCAAGCTTCCCATTAGAAATGAAGACATTCCCTTCCTTCTGACAAGAATCTGTCTCATCTTCCCTTGAAAGATCTTGTCCATTGCTATCTCCTTCGCCATTACTAGACTTGAAAACCATTTTTGTATTCATAGTTTCCAGATGAGCAGCTATTGCATCTGGTCCATACAAACGAGTCAGCTCCTCCTGTTCCAGCATATCATCACTATCAGTAACAGCCTAATCAATAATCACAATAATGGCTTTCTGACATCTAAAAACTAAATCTCCTTGAGCCTAAAGAATCTGAAGGTAGTGATTTTTCAGGGTGAAGGCAGTATTAGTTGGGGACAACCCTTGTTTATGTTTCTTGCTGACAGCAAGAAGTTATCAGTCAAACCATCTCTCTAAGATTGTCCAAGGGGCCACCCCTTGAACTAACAATCCACCAAGTCTCTGACAGATTACATGCTGGTGAAAGTCGAGACCAATGACTATCAACTCTGAgcagacaaaaaagaaaaagacaatcTGCTTTCATGGTCCACAAGATTACTAATTGGAAGGTAGGTCATCATCCATTCAATGCAATTTTCACGTAATATCATCACAAAAGCAGGCAGTGGCCCATCAATTGGAccagtcaaaaaaaaaattcactaaccCAAACTTGCTCAGAGAACACTGTAAAAACCTAAAATATATAGTAACAAAATTACCAAGTCTGGAAACCCTTGCATTCATTTGAAATATTAAAGCTTTTGGCTTTAACATTACTTCTGCAAGGTGGAAGCAATCCTTAACAAATAACAGGGTCCATAAATATATTGGCCGGTCTTTCCAATAATTAGTGGAGGGAATTTATGCATTCAGAAACATAAATAACTAGAATGACCAGAACGTAAAACCTTGAAACAAAACATATTTAGGTTAATGAATTAAAGTTATTAATTCATAATAATAGAAAGGGAACAGTTTTGTGCACAGTAATGTATTCCACATCAGCCCTTTATCTTGTAGGGGGGAAAAATGGTATTAGACAGGGTCACTCTATGTCCATCGGCAATAATAGGACCAAGGATTCATAGACAGCCTGTCCACATAACGTAACTATATGTGGATGGCATGCCTATTTGTGCCAAGTGGAAGTCAGATCGGGCAGGTAGACCTGAAGGTcccttgctcacatgtcaagtttcagcccaaatgaAATTCTCacatatgacaaaataaagcattgaaaaaatCAGGACTACCATGAGTGTTCATGTTCCACCAGGGACGCATAGGCATAAATGATTAAATTAGagcttgaaatttgacatgtggctaatccagACTGTTTACTAGATATCCAACACTCAAAATTTCAACATCATCTTTCCACATGGCACAACTAGGTGTGCAATCCATATAAAGAAATGTAGGTAGGCTGTCCACAGATCTAATAATAATGATGAGAACGATAATAATACTACTtgattgttattattattagggacaGTTACCTAGGTATGGCACTGAGACAAGCTTCTCTAAGTGGATCAGGAATCAACTGCATGGAAGCTTAGTTGACATCCAATTTTGTACATATGTAGCCATCATCACCCTCAACTCGTGCCTTAAACTTTCAACCCAAGAAGAGGAGCAAGTGTTTTAATGTTCACTATGGTCAGTGAATTGTGTAATTGGTGGATATTTGGGTGGGTCCATGTTATaaaggataaagatccctcACCTGATTTCATTGgtcaaatttcaacccaaatGATACTTTTGGGGTACAAAATGTGTCCAAAGTTATAAAATATTCAAACATACCATTGACCTTAATTGTAATAATAGAGGTTTGTGATATTCTATAATTTTGTCGaacttttacttcttttttggGTCGAAAGTAATTTTCTATGACTTTGAACCATGTCTTAACCCCTATTTCAAAATCAtacctaatgtagtcctagatagacaaaggtctactaggagccaagtgaACCAGGATCTCCCTAAACAACtggccgaatgggcagactTGGGGAATTAGgtcagatttagggttagggttatggTAATGGGTAGGTCTGATTGATGATAAAgctaggcaggtctaggggaagctAATGATATAGGTTTTATTAGGTTTAAGTGAAAATTgaaattccaaaaaaatttgggtTAGGGTATCGGGTTTTGGGAATTagtgttggcagaatcgtgggttagaaagagagaatgagagaaaataatgtgttgtattcattgataggtaagcccctctatttataatagaggggaaattacaaagagactaaactaggcgatatgggattaaaacccacatagcccacttacacttaataacataagaagaataaaactaccccaaaaaggcTAGAATACCCCACGGTGTTctagattacatattccaacactccccctcaagctggattatacaaataagtaaagaaagaagatccagcttgaactaaagaaaaaataactcataataatgctaacactccccctcaagttggcgcatacaaggtactaatgcccagcttgaacaaaatgggaaaaaactaagttgcagcagaatccagcttgacatatgaatgcaactcccaaataaaccttcaagaacttgaaaaaatagatcttcaaaacttggacaaacatgatcagcaaaccgggactggaatgtcttccaaaaaaggcaccTTTCAacaatcttcaatagctatctagtgatgaatctcagattgtcatagtgacagagaatcttgaagtgaaataactagagtaGC
This window harbors:
- the LOC122662595 gene encoding arabinosyltransferase RRA2-like, giving the protein MTGRRDGPLMRHYGQSMRGSKIAGAIAIGILLGCVFAFLFPNGFFRSNPLIQGRRTGKASLEVDSCESSERINLLKSEFVSVSQKNSELKKQVRELTEKLQLAEQSKDQAEKQVEVIGGKIKAGPFGTVKGLRTNPTVVPDGSVNPRLAKMLEKVAVQRELIVALANSNVKEMLEVWFTNIKRVGIPNYLVVALDDEIVNFCKSKDVPVYKRDPDKGIDSVARTGGNHAVSGLKFRILREFLQLGYSVLLSDVDIIYLQNPFNYLYRDSDVESMTDGHNNMTAYGYNDVFDEPAMGWARYAHTMRIWVFNSGFFYIRPTIPSIELLDRVAGRLSQEPHSWDQAVFNEELFYPSHPGYDGLHASRRTMDFYLFMNSKVLFKTVRKDAKLSKLKPVIIHVNYHPDKLPRMKAVVSFYVDGNQDALKDFPDGSDW